GGCGGGGCGTCTTAAAGGGAAGGGCGAAGTGCCTTTAAGGCCGGAAACACGTCGGAGGTCGAAAATTTCGTACAGGTCCGCCCCGGGGCTGATCTGACCCCAGTGCGCAAGGCAGCCTTCTGCCAACCGAGGCCCCGGTCCGGCCccggccccaccccgcccctcctctccccccaccctgccccgccccacccctcccttcccctcctccccaccctgcccaagACAGAAGTCGGAGGCTGGCTGGTGCAGCGATGTTTAATGGCAATTTGTAGAAACCAAGCCCATGCACAAGTAGAAAGTGTTGGTGGGGCCCGCAGGGGGCCCCAGCCGCTCCCGAGGACCACAAGCGCGGCCGTGCAGCCCTCCCCGTGGCGTCTTAAATAAATTCTTCTTAATTATACTCTGTATGTTACATATTTACAAGACCCCTCCCATAGGGGCATGGGACGGAACTCCGCAAAGCGTTCCTATATacagcgccccccaccccgcccttttGGCCGCGAGGTTGGTGGCCAAGAGTCAGTCACACGGAGAGGGGGTGGCGGGAGAGGTGGGAGACAGGGCCAGAAAGGGAGGAAACAGACGCAAACATGCGGAATTGGATGGGGGCACGTTCAGCCCTGAAACACGAGGGGCGAGCGCGCAGCGAAGGCAGAGGTGTGGCCAGGCTGATACATTCAGAGACGCCTCGAACAAATAAATAAGGCAAGTCAGGAAATGGGTGAGGTGggtgcaggcagggagggagctgtgtagaaggggcaggcagggctcGGGAGGTCACAGCTGAAGATGCAGGTATGTGGGGTGTGGGTCTTGGTGGAGCCAGGGACCAAAAGAGAGAGGGCGTGACCTGGAGAGAAGAGAAGCTGGAGAGTGGTGGAGGGAGTTGAGCACTTTGGAGGGGGCTGTGAGTAAGAGACCTAGGGAACTCCAAAGTGTGACGGAGAAAGCTGCCGACAGGggggctcctcctcccccagagaGCCCTCTCCCTTAAGACTGCAAGAAGCGGCCTCCAGCGTGGGGAGAGGTCAGGTGGCCAGTCCAGGTTGGGGAAGCCCTTCCAGCTCCTGGTTCTGCTTCAGTTCCCTCATCCTGCAGAGACACGGAAGAAGTCAGAGGAGACCAACAATCTGGGGAGGTAGAGTGATGGAGTTGGTAGAGCAAAATCAGCAGAAGAATGAATACCTGTGTCGGCAGCGCCGCAGGAATCTCATGATTTTCCGGGCTGCCTGGTCCTGCTTCTTGGTGAGAAAGGAGCCTctggtaaaaagaaagaaaatatgagccCTCACAGACATTCAGGCATCCCCTGTCCTCAGCCCCTTAGTGACCCTAGCAAGGAAGGGCAGGGGGCAAGATGATGAGCTGGGTGTTGGGGTTTCATGGGCAATGGTCATGGATGCTGTGGGCAGGCACAGAGGGCTTAAGGGCTGGAGGGCTGGACCCGTACTTGTTTCGGCCAGGCAGGCTGCCTGTGGGCCGGCGGCGGTAGGAGCGGTAGTGCTGCTGGATGAGCACAGCTGCTCGGCGACTCTGCTGAAACCGCTTCTGCTCATAGTAGCTTCGGAACTTGCTCTGGATCAGGATGGCCGCCTGGGTCATCTTCTTGTAGAGTGCAAActgtaggggtggggaggagagacaggCTGAAGTGGAGGGACAGAAACCCAAACCCATGAGGGTCACCCCAAGTTCAGCTGATGCAGGTCTCTTTCTCTAATCCACACGCTCATGTAAAGGCTTGAATCATCACAGACAACCTCACACCCAGATCTCATGCCTAATACCTTAAGTGCAATCCAGGTCAGCttgtggagagagaaggggagtcAGGGTTCCAGCAACATTCTGGATGCTCTGGGCTGGAATGGGTGGTTGTGGGTATGGGttggtgggagagagaagggtcTCACCTGCTTGTACTTCCGGTAACAGCGCTGGATCACAGCTGCTGCTACCTCCTGCTGCTCCTTCAGCCACCGGCCctaaggggaaagaaggaagtcttagCACCTAAGCACCCACAAAACAGACACTGATCTGTTCCTCCAACTTGCCTGAGGTCCCCTGACCCTTCACCTCATCTGAGGCCTCTCTGGATGACTGCTTTCCTTCCCAAAGTCCTGGGAACCCACAGTCTTCCCCTGACTCAAGATTGTGTAATTCATACCCTGAGATGTCCCAGCCTCCTGACCTTGTACTTTCGGAAGGCCGTCTGGATGACTCGGGCTGCCTCGTACAATTCCCGCTGCTCATGATCCGATAATGTCAGCAAGGCAAAATCACTCTCCATCTTGCCACTGGCAGATGCCGAGAGAAACTCTGCCCAAGAAGGCGCTGGAGGGACAGCCAGGCGACCCCGCTCCAAAGGCAATTCGCTGTAGGGTAGGAAGAAGGCAAGTCATAGGGCATGTGAAGTCCCTCTACTCCTGCCTAGGGGTTGCTGTAAAGGGAAACCCCCAGCAACAGAGCCTGTAGAGCGTGATTTCAGAGCTCACCAGCCAGTTCCAGTACCCTTCTTAAAGGCCCCTGGCATCTGCCAGAATGGAGCTTTGGCTATGGGGAAGCTGTCTTCCCCCTTCCCATCTTCCCTTGAAGAAGAATCTGGAGGCTTTGTCCTAAGCTGGTCacctgggaggggcagagctggggaaatGGTCCACATTCTCCAGGTAGCTGGCCAGCCAGGACATGGTCTCGCTGAGCCCCAGGGCCCCTGTCCGCTCCCGAGTTGGAGCTCCAGCCTCAGGCAGCCCCACAAAGCCCTCTCGTTTAATCCGCTCTGGTGTGGCTTCGATGATCTGCTTGGCCAGTGAGATCATGTCCACCTGGATGGAGAAGTTGGGTGAGCCTTGAGGGGTCCCAACTGCCAGATGTTCCTGCCCTACACCAAGCTGTAGCCTCAGTCCACTTCCTATCTCCTCTCACCACCAGATGAGGCCTCAGGGATTGCTGTCCTTTCTAACTCTGTCTTTATTGGCCACTGTTccagattcattcatttatacttaCTGGGCTTCCACCTGTGTTGAGACATTGTGGAGAACACAGGATAGGAAAGACATACTCCAAATGGAGGTCCAAGAGCTGAGCAAATGAAGGATTTAGCTTTCCAGGCTGACTGCCCACTGACCCGCCCAGTCCTGGCCATGCATGCCGACCAGCACATCCTGCCCGCAGGCTTGGCCTTCAGCTTACCGACCACATGACACCCTATGGCTTCAGCCCTGAAGCCTGCAGCACTTCCTGCTGACCACATGTAACAGCCTACCTTGTGGAGGTCTCTTAAGTTTTTTGTACTTATAATGCTACCCGGTTAATCTGTTCACCTCTGTAAAGTAGATATGTCCTCAGGCTCTTGCTGCTACTTTTACTCTCTTATTCACTTATTAAACCAGACTTTTTTTTAGCTTTTCCCATGTGTAAGTCTCCTCCTCACCAAAGGTCATTACCAGATACCTCCATCTTGCCTAGCTCTTTTCCACAATCCTCCCAACTTCTCTCCATCACTCTGGTTCCCCATGAAGCTTGTCTTTTCATGGATTAACAAGTAACCCCTACAGTCCAGCTCTAGTTGAAGATATTCCCCAGAATTTTTAACCTCTGATGCCTCATGACTTCCGAGTCAAGCTCTGATAGGAGCTAAGCAAAGGATTAtcttctttgtccaaaaatgAGGATAAATGACCCCTTCTTCCCAAACTAAAGTAAGACTCAGTCTGTTTCATGGACTAGTtggcctcaccccacccctgcatctCACTCTTTCTAGCCCCATAATTCCATCAATGTAAGTGGTACCGGGATTACATCCACAGACGGTGGGCTGTAAGTTTCCTCTGGAGCAGCCCCAGCATCTGGAgctggtgggagaggaggtggtgagggtgggggcccTTTGGGGTTGGTGGCTTCATAGTCCATGAGGAGTAGGGGGGCCTCCGGGGCACCAGAGGAGAGTTGGCCTGGGACCATCTCCATAATAAtctcagaggcaggcagaggagctgggggaggactCCCATCTGGGGCACTGGAATAGGCTGAAGTGACAGAGAAAGTGCCATCCGACAGCTCCGAGGGTGAGGAGACACTGCTCAGACCTGTAAGGGAACAGGGTGAGGGCAGTAGGAGCCATCTGCCATCCCTTGAGTCACCGACCTGCCCCATCTCTGCTCTCAGTCTCCCTGTCCTTGCTAGTTATTATcttcccatccctgcctcctctttggtttccctcctcctctcacaCTTCCTGTCTCCCACTCTTCAGCTTCCCCCCTGGCCTATccttccacccacattcccctcttAAAAAGATTAGGGGCAACCCTTACCAGTgtctgggctggaggaggggggcGACTGGGCAAGTGGGGTCTCGGCTGAagcttcctgtctctgcagcTCCTCCAGGCAGCGGGCAAGGCGCACATGACCCCGGGAATGAGCCACAGACAGGGGGAGACGGCCCAGAGAGTCAGGAATGCTCAGTGCCTGTCGGTTCCAACGGAAAAGGAGCACAGCAGCTTCCAGGTGTCCTAGGGCACAAGCCCACATCtaaggagaggggcagggaaaggacaggaggagcagggggacagagaaagaggtgAGGCCTGAGGCCCTTTCTCCGGGTGGCCACATCTTCAGTCCcttgccctccccactcctcctgcaGGAGATCTTCCCTTTGAAGCATCCTTCCCACTTCCCATCGGCCCACATTCACTCAGGAATCCAGCATCCTCACCAGAGGGGTGCAAGAGAAATGATCCACATTGAGCGGGTCAACCTCTTGCTCTAAGTCCAAGCTTCCGGTCTCCACGCTTCTGGAGGGTTTGGGAACATTAAAATCGAGTCAGGGAAAAAGTGGGAACATCGGAACTGAAGGGACAGGGAAACAAACTGTCTAGAAGCACTACAGTCAGTGGGATGAGGCAGTCAGAGGTGAGTAAATGTAAGGAGGCCGAGAGTCACTGTTGTAACTCAGGATATTATCATTCCCCCCTCTACAAATCTTCCagcccctcttccttcccagtgACCCCCCAACTCCCTCTTGGAAGGGCTCTAATCCCCCTCAGTCCCCTGGCCCTTCTGTCCCAGTGgttgcccagccccctccctgctgcccctgctcACCGCCACTGGCTCAGGGTCTCGATGAGGCGGGCGtagccctgggcagcagccaggtGCAGAAGGCTCATGCCCCGGAAGGGGCTTCCATGGGCCAGACGTTCAGGACCCCTCCAGGTGGAGCGTGGGATCATGCTCTCTACCAAGACCACCACCCGTGCCTCGAACCCCGGCCCCTGGCCTTCATCCTGCAGTAAACACACCCCGATGCAGAGAGCTGAGCATCTGGTCCTCCGGCTTCGGATGGCCTTGGCCATCCCATACCTGCCCCCTCCCACACTCCTCACTCCAGGTTCCCCCCACCCAGACCTCTCATGGCCCATCAGTTGTCCCAGTTCCAGTTCCTGGGTGACCCCCACTCCCATAGCCAACTTTTTCCAGATCCCTGGCAGCCAGACCTCACACAGCCTTGCCCATGTTGTGCCTTCACGTGGCTCAGATCAGTGCCATATCCCCAGATGGCTTCTCCCCTTCAGAACCCGGAGTTCTctcccagttttcttccttcaGAGACTCGGAACCCACAGAGCACTGGGCCCCAGCCctcctggccccctcccccaccctctccttcaCCTCCACCCTTCTTCAGACCAGAAATAGTCTGAAGCCTGTCACGCCAAGAGGGTGCCCAGAATAGCCACTCTTGCcacagggcgggggtgggagcagggtgaCATCAGGGGttagggaggggggctggggacgGGAGAGTGAGAAGTCACACACTAGAGCCATTTTCTTTAGGAAGACCCTCCCCCTGTTCACTGTAGACCTCCCTCATGGAAGTACCTGAATTGGAGGCATGTTAGGACCCTGGCAGGGTGCCTGCCCAGCTGCTGCGATCTCTGCCATCCGCTTCTCCATCTGTTCCAGTCGCTCCAGTATGGACATCCGGAACTGGTTGTCTGAGGGGGAATGGGGATGGGAGCCTTAGGGGGCAGGGTCTGGGTGATGCCTGGAACACCAGAACTGGATCTATCCTGGGATCTCGGAGGTAAAGTCACAAAATCATATTCTTTCATCTTCCCCCAAACAACAGCCCCTTTACCCACCCACCTTTGAAATACAGCCCACCGGGACTCAGTCCTTAAGCTAGGGATCTTAACACTACTCACCGACCCAGGACCAGAATCCAGAACCACAGTTGTGTCCTTCAGGACGCAGAGACACTAGGAATTCCCACATAGCATCAACTGCCCCAGatcacgcacgcacgcacgcacgcacgcacgcattcctccagcctcctcctAGGTAAACTGTTCTGGCAGTTCTAAGTGCCCCAGACACTACCTTTGTCCCCCATGTTGGGACTGAAGGACTCCAGGGTCCCTGCTCTCTGTTAACCGCTGCCCAAAAGAGCTCAGGGACTGTGATTTGAAAAGCACcgccccctcctcctggccccccacAGCTGTCCACaaaggggatggtggggagggaaCGTGACAGAGATGGATAGCCATGAccattcctcctcctctccccaccccatgcacaaatacacatgcacacacacacatcccaagCTATATCTGTCCCCTCTTGAGATCACACAAGGACAAGGAGGCGAGGTGGGAGGGGATCAGAGCCACGGAAAAACAAGCACAGAGAAACAGGATGGAGGTCAGGGATGTTCTGGGATGCTAGGCAGAAGGGGATGAAAGTACAGAAGTGAtggtggggaggaaggtggggaatgATATGGCAGAAACTCAGGTAtaacagagaggagaaggagctGAGAGGATGAACAAGatgaagagaggagagacaggacaAAGGAAAGCTGGGGACTGCCAAACAAgcaaggaagagaagagggacaAGGTAAGACCCTGCTCCAAggaggaatggaaagaaaagtgAGGGAGGCAACCCACAGGAGAGATGGGAAGACACAGATTAGGCAGGGACAAGTAAGATGAAAAGCAGTCACAGCAGGACAGACAGAACAGGCCTGGGAGACCTGGCAAGACTGCAAGGTCAGCTGTGGGGCAACCCACCCACTTTTCGAAGGGGCAGGAGGCTCTGAGGGTGAGGCAGGCCAAGGGCCAGCCAAGCCACCACGAGCcatggagagaagcagggatggAGAGAGACACACTCAACAGGGTGGCAGCAGAACGGAGAAACTAAGAGGCAACAACAGAGACACCcagaggagaagacagagaagcacaaaccttgagaaagaagcagaagcagagagaagcaATTTTCAAAGCCACGGGAGGGATAACCAGTAAAAGGAACAGACATAGTTCTAGacttaaataaatacacacatacacacacacacgtatgtgcaTGCATCTCTGTGTGTCTGAATAAGGCAGTATGTTTGTATGAGAAAGTACACCATGATATTAAAGTAGTAGATATTTACTGAGTAGTCCCGTAAgcagttttcattttctactttgtagtttgtgtttttctgtGATTTGTAAATTTCCTATAACAAGTCCCTATCTTTATAGAGGGGAAAACAATACGAAAACTGAAATACacgtgtatatatacatatatgtatgtataatacatacatacTCATGCACATTCCATATATATTGCTCTAGACTCTGTCCTATTCTGCCTCTTGGTCTTGCTTGCCTAAATCCCATCCTTTGTGACGGTAGAGGACAGGGAAGAGCCGGGACAAAGACGGTTCCAAGATTTGCGGGGAAGAGAAGGTGGGAGAAGTTTGCTGCTGCATTTAGCAATGACCAGTGAAGCAGGAGTTGAGGAAAGACTCGTAAAGGTGGGCTAGGTGGTGGCCACCTGAGTGCTAAGGGGTCCAGGAGCCTGTCATGCTCAAAGGTTGTGGGGCCCAACACTCGGGGTCAGAGGACTAGGTACTTACCATCTAGCGACAACCAGTCAAGCTGAGTACTAGGCAGTGACAGGAATCGGCGGGCTCGATACTCAAAGAGCACAGAAGCAGAAAGGGGCCCCTCCCGCCCGGCCACCTGCAAAGACACCAGCCCTACCTCatgggctggggagggcaggatCAGTGAGAAGTGCTCTCTTTCCCCAGCTCCTTCTCTGGCCCCATGTTAGAGCCAGAGAAGGTCATTTCACATTGAGCTCCCCAACTTCCCTGCTGTGGGCCAAGAGGGCCCTGGCTTCGATGGCCTTGGCACTAACTGGGAAGAGTTCCATTCATTCGAGAACTTAACATCTGCTATGGGCCAGAGAACCCTTGGACTCTAGACCCTGTAGTTAAGGATGTTTGTTATTCATCACCAAGGCCTGAAAGCTGAGGGTCAACAGACACCTATACTTATAAACAACTTGATGGGAGATAAACCCTGCGGTCTCCCAGTAACAGAGGTCATGGCCCTGTTACTAAGATGGGGAAAGGAGAGCTAGCTGCTCACCAATGGTGTCTAGTGAGAGCTGTGTCCGAGGGTCTCAATATCTATAGCCTTGAGAATGAAACCATCGGGCCCGGGTCCCAAGACTAGGGGCTGAGACTCTTCTCCCCAAATGCCAGCTTCTCTTGTCTCACCCCTTTCCATCCATGCATCACCGAACAGTGCTGCTGAGATGGGGGGAGAGTACTCTCACTGACAACAAAGCTGTCAACCTGTCACCCTGGCTATCCTTGGGGGTCCCACAGTAAGGCTATTGAGTGCAGGGTAAGGGGCAAGGCTGGTGGCAGAAGGGCAGAGACAAGCCTTGGCAATGACATCTAGACCAGTGCTGTCCACCAAGGCGTTCCTCAGCGATGGGTGGAAATGTTTGCCTGCAATGCTTCAACAGGGCAGCACTAGCCGCAGTAACTACTGCGCACTCAGAATGTGGTTATTGTGACTGAGGACctgaattttaagtttaattttcatttcaacaGGCATATGTGGCTAACAGTTACCATATTAGACAGCACAGGTCTAGAACCAATGTCCTTCAGTCCCAAGACCGGCTGGAGGGGACCAACATCTCTCCCTTCTCATTCTCCCAGGAGCCAAGGACTCTGACTTGAAGCCAGAGGCCTGAATGGACATTAAAGACCACTTGGGTCAAATCCCTGACCTTACAGGAGGGGAGGCCCAGGACCtaagaaaggagcagacatatcTAAGGTCACTAGTCAGGTAAGGGATAGATTTCTTGGACAAGAACCTGGACTTTCTGACACTAAGCCCAGGCTCATCTGCCTGTTGGGGGACtgtgggactcagcctcaagaTTGGATAAGGTCTTTGTGCTCTCAGGAACAAGTCAACAACTTTGTTCCCAGTGCTTCCCAATGCCCACATATTAGTTCCTTCCCCCACCATTCCCAATCCCCATACCGGGACAGTAGCAGCGTAAGACACCAGGCTGGACAAGTGACGCTGGCACTGCGATGTGATCAAAGACACAGGAGTAATGCTCAGAGGTCTCCGTCCAAGGACCTGTGATGAGCACCTTGACCCCACCCTGCAGACAGAAGTCAGAGGGCCATGTGACCAGAGCTCTGTTtggtattcattcactcaatcatTCACTCACTCAGACCCTGAGAGAGTAGCAACTATgtggcaggccctgtgctggagtGTGGTGGTACAGGGATTGGACAAGACCCTTTCGGGTAAGGTCAGCTAGTCGGTCCCTCCTCCCCAACATCCCTGCCTGGCACCTAAATCTGCTAGCCTCACCCAAGGCTGCGAACCCATCTGCAGATAGCTGTCACCAGGAGGAAGTCCTTTCCTTAGGGCCCCACTGtagttcctcctttccctctctaggGCAGCATAAAGCAGAACTCCTCTAACGATGAAGACAGGCGTTTAGCTTCCCAAAGTCTGCAATCATATCCCAgctgtgttttttcttctccacagagttgtcccattccctccctgtGAAAGTCACCAAGGGAATGAAGTCCCCTGGGCACTTGGGGGACTCATACAACCAtgtggaaggggaaggaagggggaaagaagggggaaaggtgaGTCAGAAGGACTATGGAAACAGGAAAGGAGCTACACTCTGGAAAAATAGAGGTTTGGGAAGAGTACTAAGCAACCATGGTAACTAGGCCACAGACCACGGGGGAAGAGGAACACAGGGGCGAGGAGACTCACCTCTGGGTAGGACCACTCCGGGGAGAAGTCTGTGATGGTGCtgagagcaggagagagctggggggttggggcagggatGCTCGGAGCTTCGTCACTGATGAGTTCTCCCATAAGGTCTGGGAATGATGAAAGACTGAAGGGCTCCAGCTCGCTGGTCCCACCAGCTACTCCAAACAAGGCCTCCCCTCTTCCTACCCTGCCCGATGGCTCCAAGGGGGCAGGTGAAGGTGGGGGTGAAGGAGGGGGTGAAGGTACAGGTGGGGCAGGTCCCTGGGCCTTGAGCTCCTCCCCACTGTCATCATCTTGAATGAAGAAGCAGTTCCCTCTTTTCCCACTGGCTACTGACTGTGGAGGAGAACCCCGAGCAGCCGCCTGGGgctccagggcagcagcaggCTCTAGGGCAGGACAGGGGGTATGGGCGGCCTCTGCCTCTGGGAAGTCTGGGCTtactccctgcccacctccataTGTCTGGCCCCTCTGGGGGCTGTTGAGAAAACGATCAGGGTcaaaggcagggctgggaggagctgGTGGAACAGAGGGCTCAGAGCCT
This window of the Desmodus rotundus isolate HL8 chromosome 9, HLdesRot8A.1, whole genome shotgun sequence genome carries:
- the CAMTA2 gene encoding calmodulin-binding transcription activator 2 isoform X1, producing MSTKDTTEVAENSHHLKIFLPKKLLECLPRCPLLPPERLRWNTNEEIASYLITFEKHDEWLSCAPKTRPQNGSIILYNRKKVKYRKDGYLWKKRKDGKTTREDHMKLKVQGMEPVSWQCLYGCYVHSSIVPTFHRRCYWLLQNPDIVLVHYLNVPALEDCGKGCSPIFCSISSDRREWLKWSREELLGQLKPMFHGIKWSCGNGTEEFSVEQLVQQILDTHPTKPAPRTHACLCSGGLGSGSLTHKCSSTKHRIISPKVEPRALTLTSIPHPHPPEPPPLIAPLPPELPKAHTSPSSSSSSSSSSSGFAEPLEIRPSPPTSRGGSSRGGTAILLLTGLEQRTGGLTPTRHLAPQADPHPSMSLAVVVGSEPSVPPAPPSPAFDPDRFLNSPQRGQTYGGGQGVSPDFPEAEAAHTPCPALEPAAALEPQAAARGSPPQSVASGKRGNCFFIQDDDSGEELKAQGPAPPVPSPPPSPPPSPAPLEPSGRVGRGEALFGVAGGTSELEPFSLSSFPDLMGELISDEAPSIPAPTPQLSPALSTITDFSPEWSYPEGGVKVLITGPWTETSEHYSCVFDHIAVPASLVQPGVLRCYCPAHEVGLVSLQVAGREGPLSASVLFEYRARRFLSLPSTQLDWLSLDDNQFRMSILERLEQMEKRMAEIAAAGQAPCQGPNMPPIQDEGQGPGFEARVVVLVESMIPRSTWRGPERLAHGSPFRGMSLLHLAAAQGYARLIETLSQWRSVETGSLDLEQEVDPLNVDHFSCTPLMWACALGHLEAAVLLFRWNRQALSIPDSLGRLPLSVAHSRGHVRLARCLEELQRQEASAETPLAQSPPSSSPDTGLSSVSSPSELSDGTFSVTSAYSSAPDGSPPPAPLPASEIIMEMVPGQLSSGAPEAPLLLMDYEATNPKGPPPSPPPLPPAPDAGAAPEETYSPPSVDVIPVDMISLAKQIIEATPERIKREGFVGLPEAGAPTRERTGALGLSETMSWLASYLENVDHFPSSAPPSELPLERGRLAVPPAPSWAEFLSASASGKMESDFALLTLSDHEQRELYEAARVIQTAFRKYKGRWLKEQQEVAAAVIQRCYRKYKQLTWIALKFALYKKMTQAAILIQSKFRSYYEQKRFQQSRRAAVLIQQHYRSYRRRPTGSLPGRNKGSFLTKKQDQAARKIMRFLRRCRHRMRELKQNQELEGLPQPGLAT
- the CAMTA2 gene encoding calmodulin-binding transcription activator 2 isoform X2, which translates into the protein MSTKDTTEVAENSHHLKIFLPKKLLECLPRCPLLPPERLRWNTNEEIASYLITFEKHDEWLSCAPKTRPQNGSIILYNRKKVKYRKDGYLWKKRKDGKTTREDHMKLKVQGMECLYGCYVHSSIVPTFHRRCYWLLQNPDIVLVHYLNVPALEDCGKGCSPIFCSISSDRREWLKWSREELLGQLKPMFHGIKWSCGNGTEEFSVEQLVQQILDTHPTKPAPRTHACLCSGGLGSGSLTHKCSSTKHRIISPKVEPRALTLTSIPHPHPPEPPPLIAPLPPELPKAHTSPSSSSSSSSSSSGFAEPLEIRPSPPTSRGGSSRGGTAILLLTGLEQRTGGLTPTRHLAPQADPHPSMSLAVVVGSEPSVPPAPPSPAFDPDRFLNSPQRGQTYGGGQGVSPDFPEAEAAHTPCPALEPAAALEPQAAARGSPPQSVASGKRGNCFFIQDDDSGEELKAQGPAPPVPSPPPSPPPSPAPLEPSGRVGRGEALFGVAGGTSELEPFSLSSFPDLMGELISDEAPSIPAPTPQLSPALSTITDFSPEWSYPEGGVKVLITGPWTETSEHYSCVFDHIAVPASLVQPGVLRCYCPAHEVGLVSLQVAGREGPLSASVLFEYRARRFLSLPSTQLDWLSLDDNQFRMSILERLEQMEKRMAEIAAAGQAPCQGPNMPPIQDEGQGPGFEARVVVLVESMIPRSTWRGPERLAHGSPFRGMSLLHLAAAQGYARLIETLSQWRSVETGSLDLEQEVDPLNVDHFSCTPLMWACALGHLEAAVLLFRWNRQALSIPDSLGRLPLSVAHSRGHVRLARCLEELQRQEASAETPLAQSPPSSSPDTGLSSVSSPSELSDGTFSVTSAYSSAPDGSPPPAPLPASEIIMEMVPGQLSSGAPEAPLLLMDYEATNPKGPPPSPPPLPPAPDAGAAPEETYSPPSVDVIPVDMISLAKQIIEATPERIKREGFVGLPEAGAPTRERTGALGLSETMSWLASYLENVDHFPSSAPPSELPLERGRLAVPPAPSWAEFLSASASGKMESDFALLTLSDHEQRELYEAARVIQTAFRKYKGRWLKEQQEVAAAVIQRCYRKYKQLTWIALKFALYKKMTQAAILIQSKFRSYYEQKRFQQSRRAAVLIQQHYRSYRRRPTGSLPGRNKGSFLTKKQDQAARKIMRFLRRCRHRMRELKQNQELEGLPQPGLAT
- the CAMTA2 gene encoding calmodulin-binding transcription activator 2 isoform X6; translated protein: MSTKDTTEVAENSHHLKIFLPKKLLECLPRCPLLPPERLRWNTNEEIASYLITFEKHDEWLSCAPKTRPQNGSIILYNRKKVKYRKDGYLWKKRKDGKTTREDHMKLKVQGMENPDIVLVHYLNVPALEDCGKGCSPIFCSISSDRREWLKWSREELLGQLKPMFHGIKWSCGNGTEEFSVEQLVQQILDTHPTKPAPRTHACLCSGGLGSGSLTHKCSSTKHRIISPKVEPRALTLTSIPHPHPPEPPPLIAPLPPELPKAHTSPSSSSSSSSSSSGFAEPLEIRPSPPTSRGGSSRGGTAILLLTGLEQRTGGLTPTRHLAPQADPHPSMSLAVVVGSEPSVPPAPPSPAFDPDRFLNSPQRGQTYGGGQGVSPDFPEAEAAHTPCPALEPAAALEPQAAARGSPPQSVASGKRGNCFFIQDDDSGEELKAQGPAPPVPSPPPSPPPSPAPLEPSGRVGRGEALFGVAGGTSELEPFSLSSFPDLMGELISDEAPSIPAPTPQLSPALSTITDFSPEWSYPEGGVKVLITGPWTETSEHYSCVFDHIAVPASLVQPGVLRCYCPAHEVGLVSLQVAGREGPLSASVLFEYRARRFLSLPSTQLDWLSLDDNQFRMSILERLEQMEKRMAEIAAAGQAPCQGPNMPPIQDEGQGPGFEARVVVLVESMIPRSTWRGPERLAHGSPFRGMSLLHLAAAQGYARLIETLSQWRSVETGSLDLEQEVDPLNVDHFSCTPLMWACALGHLEAAVLLFRWNRQALSIPDSLGRLPLSVAHSRGHVRLARCLEELQRQEASAETPLAQSPPSSSPDTGLSSVSSPSELSDGTFSVTSAYSSAPDGSPPPAPLPASEIIMEMVPGQLSSGAPEAPLLLMDYEATNPKGPPPSPPPLPPAPDAGAAPEETYSPPSVDVIPVDMISLAKQIIEATPERIKREGFVGLPEAGAPTRERTGALGLSETMSWLASYLENVDHFPSSAPPSELPLERGRLAVPPAPSWAEFLSASASGKMESDFALLTLSDHEQRELYEAARVIQTAFRKYKGRWLKEQQEVAAAVIQRCYRKYKQFALYKKMTQAAILIQSKFRSYYEQKRFQQSRRAAVLIQQHYRSYRRRPTGSLPGRNKGSFLTKKQDQAARKIMRFLRRCRHRMRELKQNQELEGLPQPGLAT
- the CAMTA2 gene encoding calmodulin-binding transcription activator 2 isoform X3; this encodes MSTKDTTEVAENSHHLKIFLPKKLLECLPRCPLLPPERLRWNTNEEIASYLITFEKHDEWLSCAPKTRPQNGSIILYNRKKVKYRKDGYLWKKRKDGKTTREDHMKLKVQGMEPVSWQCLYGCYVHSSIVPTFHRRCYWLLQNPDIVLVHYLNVPALEDCGKGCSPIFCSISSDRREWLKWSREELLGQLKPMFHGIKWSCGNGTEEFSVEQLVQQILDTHPTKPAPRTHACLCSGGLGSGSLTHKCSSTKHRIISPKVEPRALTLTSIPHPHPPEPPPLIAPLPPELPKAHTSPSSSSSSSSSSSGFAEPLEIRPSPPTSRGGSSRGGTAILLLTGLEQRTGGLTPTRHLAPQADPHPSMSLAVVVGSEPSVPPAPPSPAFDPDRFLNSPQRGQTYGGGQGVSPDFPEAEAAHTPCPALEPAAALEPQAAARGSPPQSVASGKRGNCFFIQDDDSGEELKAQGPAPPVPSPPPSPPPSPAPLEPSGRVGRGEALFGVAGGTSELEPFSLSSFPDLMGELISDEAPSIPAPTPQLSPALSTITDFSPEWSYPEGGVKVLITGPWTETSEHYSCVFDHIAVPASLVQPGVLRCYCPAHEVGLVSLQVAGREGPLSASVLFEYRARRFLSLPSTQLDWLSLDDNQFRMSILERLEQMEKRMAEIAAAGQAPCQGPNMPPIQDEGQGPGFEARVVVLVESMIPRSTWRGPERLAHGSPFRGMSLLHLAAAQGYARLIETLSQWRSVETGSLDLEQEVDPLNVDHFSCTPLMWACALGHLEAAVLLFRWNRQALSIPDSLGRLPLSVAHSRGHVRLARCLEELQRQEASAETPLAQSPPSSSPDTGLSSVSSPSELSDGTFSVTSAYSSAPDGSPPPAPLPASEIIMEMVPGQLSSGAPEAPLLLMDYEATNPKGPPPSPPPLPPAPDAGAAPEETYSPPSVDVIPVDMISLAKQIIEATPERIKREGFVGLPEAGAPTRERTGALGLSETMSWLASYLENVDHFPSSAPPSELPLERGRLAVPPAPSWAEFLSASASGKMESDFALLTLSDHEQRELYEAARVIQTAFRKYKGRWLKEQQEVAAAVIQRCYRKYKQFALYKKMTQAAILIQSKFRSYYEQKRFQQSRRAAVLIQQHYRSYRRRPTGSLPGRNKGSFLTKKQDQAARKIMRFLRRCRHRMRELKQNQELEGLPQPGLAT